CCATACCCGTGAACTACTGTATGTTTGGATACTCAGCATCCTCCGTTATCTGGTTTTCTCTCTGCAGTTTTACCTTCTTTTGCACTTATTTAGCGTACCGGTGAATTATCCGGAAGCCATGCTGATTATCAGCCTGATCTATTTGCTGATGAGCATTATTCCTACTATTGCATTATCTGAAATCGGTGTCCGGGGTTCGGTAAGTCTGTACGTTTTTGGTTTGTATTGGCAAAGCCCAATGAATGAAGCACTTAAAAGCCATATTGTGGCGGCTTCATCGGCTCTTTGGATGCTTAATCTGGTTATCCCTGCACTTATCGGATTATTGTTTATTTTTAAGCTGCGGTTTTTCCGAAACAACAAAGCATCATGACAGCCGGAATTCTTTTTCTTATTTATTTTGCTTCTGCTATCCTGTATATGTTTCTGATTTTTGCTTTTACTGAAGGATGGTATCGGCTGAGCCGTTTTTCCTTTTCGCATCGCGATTTATCGACTCCGCTTTCGGTTATAATCCCTTTCCGGAATGAAAAAGAAAACTTAACCCGTTTGTTAGAAACATTGCTGCAGCAGTCGTATCCGGCAGCATTTACAGAAATCATTTTTGTAAATGATCACTCCGAAGACGGAGGGGAAAACCTGCTAAACGATTTTATTCATCGGCAAAACATTCAAAATGTACAACTGATTTCTTCTCCGGGAACAGGAAAAAAAGCGGCTTTACAAACCGGCATTGCTTCTGCCAGCGGCAAATTAATTGTTATTACCGATGCAGATTGTTTACCCACCCGCAGTTGGCTTACCGAAATTGTTACTTTTTATGAACAAAATCATCCCCGGTTGATTTTAGGCCCGGTCATTTATGACGGAGAACGCACCTTGCAGGAAAAGCTTTTTTCTCTGGAATTTATGAGTCTGGTCGCTTCCGGAGCCGGTTCGGCAGGAATCGGTTTGCCTTTTATGGGAAATGCTGCCAACATGGCTTTTGAAAAAAAAATATATCTGGATGCCACTGATGATGCATTACAAAACGGTTTCGCTTCGGGCGATGATGTCTTTTTTATCCAATACATCAGCCGTAAATTTGGCCGGCGTGCCGTAACTTTTATCAAAAACGAAGAAACCATTGTCCGCACTTCTCCCCCATCTTCCGTGTCTTCTTTTTTACGGCAACGTATCCGCTGGGGATCAAAAGCACGGGGTTATACCCAGCCCTGGGCTATGCTGGTTTCTTACACCGTTTTTTTCTATAATCTGATGCTGACCATTTCTTTTATTACCGGATTCTTTTATCCCTGGGAGTGGATTATTTACGGATTATTCATCATCATTAAAACACTGATTGACTTTCCTTTACTTTATGCTTTCAGCCGGTTTGCCGGTAAACGGCGCTTATTGCCCCTGCTTTTCCCTTTCGAAATCATTTATCCTTTTTACATTACTTTTGTAGCCTTCCGGAGCTTGTTCCCCTATCAGTGGAAAAATCGTCAATGGAAGCAGTAATCAGCGAGTAATGAAAGAAAAACAGTATTTCAGCAACCCGGACTTTTGGAAAAGTCTGGATGAAATTATCCGTGAAAAAGACATTTTTATTGACCGCCCCAAAGGCTCTCGTCATCCGCGTTTTAAAGAATTTATTTATCCTTTTGACTACGGCTACATCAAAAATACCCGTTCTTCCGACGGAGAAGAGCTGGATG
The sequence above is drawn from the Candidatus Sulfidibacterium hydrothermale genome and encodes:
- a CDS encoding glycosyltransferase; its protein translation is MTAGILFLIYFASAILYMFLIFAFTEGWYRLSRFSFSHRDLSTPLSVIIPFRNEKENLTRLLETLLQQSYPAAFTEIIFVNDHSEDGGENLLNDFIHRQNIQNVQLISSPGTGKKAALQTGIASASGKLIVITDADCLPTRSWLTEIVTFYEQNHPRLILGPVIYDGERTLQEKLFSLEFMSLVASGAGSAGIGLPFMGNAANMAFEKKIYLDATDDALQNGFASGDDVFFIQYISRKFGRRAVTFIKNEETIVRTSPPSSVSSFLRQRIRWGSKARGYTQPWAMLVSYTVFFYNLMLTISFITGFFYPWEWIIYGLFIIIKTLIDFPLLYAFSRFAGKRRLLPLLFPFEIIYPFYITFVAFRSLFPYQWKNRQWKQ
- a CDS encoding inorganic diphosphatase; this encodes MKEKQYFSNPDFWKSLDEIIREKDIFIDRPKGSRHPRFKEFIYPFDYGYIKNTRSSDGEELDVWIGTSKQKQVTGILNITDMDKQDTELKILYACTRKEMEEIYKINNELMMSAVLLIR